A window of Laspinema palackyanum D2c genomic DNA:
GGTTACCGAGGAGGCAGGTAAATTGATTGTCCCGGACTAATTTAACCACGGAGGCACTATCGGGACCGCGATCGATTAAGTCGCCGAGGAAGTAGAGGCGATCGTCTGCGGTGGGACCGATCGCATCTAGGAGTTTCACGAGTGCCTCATAATGACCGTGCACATCCCCGATCGCAATGCGTCGGTAGTTAATTTTGCTCATGGAGTTGCCTGGGTAAACAAGCTGGGCTATTCCTGCTCTAGGGTAAAAAAAACGACCCCAGTCCGTCCCTATCTATAAATTTCGACTCGGACGCACTGGAGTCCTGTTCCTATTATTCCCCGATTATTGACTTAATGCCCGTAAAAAGCGCTTCATATTCGTCATTAAGCCCGGTTTTTTCGGGGCAGTTAAAGGCTTGTTGGCGGCTTCATCCGTCGATTCTTCAACGGTACCAGTAGCTTGGGTAATTAATCGTTCTAAGTCGTCACCGACGGGTTTGCTTGCAGTTTCTGAAATGAGTTTGTAGGTATCGCCGGTTTCCAGCCAGACTTGCCAGGGACTGGGGTAGCAGCGAAAGACTGCATATCCTTCGTTCGGTTGGATGTAGTAGCAGGATTCAATCGTGGAGAGAAATCGTTCCCTCAGTTGTCTTCCGGCTAAACCAATGCCGATAATAGCGACATTTTCCAACTTCGGCAGTAGAATCACCGTGGGGCGATCGCCTGCTTGTTCGCACATTTTCTCTAGGGTATTGACTTCGACAGCAGAGGGTTCCACAAACAGGAATCCTTCGTCTTCCGGTTGCATTTGACCTTTGGGTTCACTCAATCCGCGAATGATATAGGGCCTCTCTCCCCAATCGCGACGGGCTAAGGCAGCGGCCCCAGCATCGGGAAAGTACACTTTAAAGCGATCGCCAAACAACTCCTCGAAGAGGGGGAGAAATTCTTCGGCGATCGGTTGGACTTTCAATTCCGGAATCCCAATTTCGACTTGTACCAGTCGGTATCCATCCTCTAAGGCAGCTTTGGTGGCTGTTTTCGCTTGGGCGATCGCCTCATCTAAATCTTTAGGTAGTTCAGGCATTAATCTTTCAATTGTCAACGGGTTTATTTTTACGCTTCAGGGTTCGACAGAATCACGGGTTCTTCTATCTAGGCGATCGGCACAGTCATGGCAAGACAAACGGGGTTTTTTCACAACGTTTCTGCGGCATTTGCCCCCAATTTAGGCAAAACACCCGATTTCTGGTCCCGGGGAACTCATCCTGTACCGATGCCCCAGTCCCCCTCATTGTAAATCGAATCGGGTGAGATTCCCCCTCCACTCCGGTGCCTTCCTCCCTTCCGGTCCCCTCCCCTTGGCAAGGGGAGGGTTAGGGTGGGGTCCACCCCCGACTTACAACAACAATCCAGCGATGCAAGCGGTCATAAAACAGGCAATGGAACCCGCGAACATTGCTCTGACTCCTAATCGGGCTAAATCTCCTTGGCGATCGGGTGCGATCGCGCTGATGCCACCAATTTGAATGGCGATCGACCCCAAGTTAGAAAATCCACATAACGCATAAGTGGCAATCACCACGGAACGCGGAGAAATTGCCTGATTTTCAATCAATTGTTTTAAATCCAGATAAGCAATAAACTCATTCAAAATCGTCTTTTTTCCCAGCAGCATTCCCACCGCTTCCGCATCAGCCCAGGGAACTCCCATCAACCAAGCGATCGGGGCCATGATATAGGATAAAATCAACTCCAAAGACAGGGAAGAAATTCCCACCCAACTGCCCATCCATCCCAACACCGCATTCAAAAAGGCGACCAATCCTAAAAAAGCAATCAACATCGCTGCTACATTTAAGGCTAATTTTAACCCTTCAATTGCCCCGGATGTGATAGCATCAATGGCATTGATATAAGGACTTTCTCCGTTGATTTCTATTTTGCCTGCGGTGGAAGATTTTTCGGTTTCCGGATACAATACCTTAGAAACCGCTAGAGATGCCGGTGCAGACATCACCGAAGCGGATAGCAGATGTTCCACGGGAATTCCAAAAGAAATATAGGCCGCTAATACGCCACCCGCAATGGTGGCAAATCCTCCGGTCATCACCGCATGAAGTTCGGAATTTGTCATTGCTGCAATATAGGGTTTAATCAGCAGAGGGGCTTCCACTTGTCCGACAAAAATATTCGCCGCAGAGGAGAGGGATTCGGCCCCGGAAGTTTTCATGGTTCGCATCATTACCCAAGCAATCCCCTGGACCACCCGCTGTAAAATTCCGTAGTGATAGAGGAGGGTAATGCAGGCGGAAAAAAAGATGATGGTAGGCAAAATTTTAAAGGCAAAAAAATGTTCTTTGAAGTTTTCGCCAAAGACAAAAGCAGACCCCACATCGGCAAAATTTAGAAAGTCATTGACCCGATCGCCTAAAAACTTAAATAAGGCAAAACCCAGGCTTGTCCTGAGAATAAACAGAGCAAAAAACAGTTGTAACCCAATTCCCCAGAGGACCGTTCGCCACCGGATGGCTTTTCGGTTAACGGAAAAAGCATAAGCGATTCCCACAAATGTAATTAATCCCAATAGAGAAATTAAGCGTTCCATGACCTTCCCCCCAAAGCGCCAGAATAGTCAAATCATATCAAGTTAGCTGGACAAAAGCGATCGCCAGAAATCGTGATCCCCAAAGCCCTCCTGGAAAAAGGAAGGACCTGGGTAGATTTTGTCAAGCGGTCTATTATAGGAATATTCTTTATCTCTTCAAGAGTTAAGCCTATGAAGCGTCGAGATTTTTTAAGCTGGGTTGGTGTCGGTGGGGTTGCCAGTTTTTTGCCAATGGCGATCGCCGCCTGTACTCCCTCGGGAGAATCCGCAGCGGAAGTATCGACTACCCCAGGTAACTTTGAGGCAGTCGGGACCGTCTCCGAATTAGAGAGTCAGGGTCAAATTCTCAATGAAAATTTTGAAAATGGAGCCATTTCTGTAACCCGCAATCCAGAAAATGCTGAACTCCTTTATGCCGTGAATCCGACTTGTACTCATAAAGGCTGTCTGGTAGATTGGAACGCAGGAGAACGCAAGTACATCTGTCCCTGTCATGGTAGCGAATATTCTCCCGATGGCACCCTTCTCAAAGGTCCAGCGGAAGAAAATCTCCCGCCCTATTTAGTCAAAATAGAAGGAGAGCAGGTGTTAGTTCAAGCGATTTAAAGCCTAAATCTACTACAACTCTAATGCTGATTCATTGCCACCTTTGATCGCAGAACTGGGGAAAATAACTCTTCCCTCAAAGGCGATCGCCCTGCCTAAAAATTTCCCCTGTATTCATCCCGACTTTGGACAACAGGATCCGTATAGCGTCCATGCCTACCTTATGAGTTAGGAGAACAGGGATGCAACTCCAGTTTTTAGGCAGGGTTAGCCTATTTTTATTCTTTTTTTCGCTACCCGCCCTCATGCAACCGTTAGATCCAGCCCATTGTTCCACCGCGAGTCGGAATCAACCCATTCCCAATTCTACCCGGGACAAACTTGCTGAATCTATCCTCACTACCCCCAAAAAGAGCTCCAAGACTATCCAGTTGGCCATGTTTGGACTGCCAGACGACCCACTCCAGGGAGATCGCCGCAATACCAAGGATTTAAGTGCTATCTCCCTTGCCCAGTTCCATACAGCTACTTGTCGCCGGTAATCCCTAGGGGCGCAGGTTTTGCGCCCTTGCTTGTCACAATTTTCCCCTGACTGCTTTGATAATCCGGGGGTGGAAAGATTTGGGGCGATCGCGCCTACAGCAATCCTAAATGATTTGTAACCAAAAAAGCGAGCAAGATGCTCGCACTACAAGGGTTTCAACCTTGGAC
This region includes:
- a CDS encoding DUF1995 family protein; amino-acid sequence: MPELPKDLDEAIAQAKTATKAALEDGYRLVQVEIGIPELKVQPIAEEFLPLFEELFGDRFKVYFPDAGAAALARRDWGERPYIIRGLSEPKGQMQPEDEGFLFVEPSAVEVNTLEKMCEQAGDRPTVILLPKLENVAIIGIGLAGRQLRERFLSTIESCYYIQPNEGYAVFRCYPSPWQVWLETGDTYKLISETASKPVGDDLERLITQATGTVEESTDEAANKPLTAPKKPGLMTNMKRFLRALSQ
- a CDS encoding NupC/NupG family nucleoside CNT transporter — encoded protein: MERLISLLGLITFVGIAYAFSVNRKAIRWRTVLWGIGLQLFFALFILRTSLGFALFKFLGDRVNDFLNFADVGSAFVFGENFKEHFFAFKILPTIIFFSACITLLYHYGILQRVVQGIAWVMMRTMKTSGAESLSSAANIFVGQVEAPLLIKPYIAAMTNSELHAVMTGGFATIAGGVLAAYISFGIPVEHLLSASVMSAPASLAVSKVLYPETEKSSTAGKIEINGESPYINAIDAITSGAIEGLKLALNVAAMLIAFLGLVAFLNAVLGWMGSWVGISSLSLELILSYIMAPIAWLMGVPWADAEAVGMLLGKKTILNEFIAYLDLKQLIENQAISPRSVVIATYALCGFSNLGSIAIQIGGISAIAPDRQGDLARLGVRAMFAGSIACFMTACIAGLLL
- a CDS encoding ubiquinol-cytochrome c reductase iron-sulfur subunit, with the protein product MKRRDFLSWVGVGGVASFLPMAIAACTPSGESAAEVSTTPGNFEAVGTVSELESQGQILNENFENGAISVTRNPENAELLYAVNPTCTHKGCLVDWNAGERKYICPCHGSEYSPDGTLLKGPAEENLPPYLVKIEGEQVLVQAI